The Geotalea uraniireducens Rf4 genome window below encodes:
- a CDS encoding beta-ketoacyl synthase N-terminal-like domain-containing protein: MKNGKQEIKLLTLQFITSGESLMQNIFECNLTLDNPIVKGHQIFGRSVLPGLAYIDMLSQLAKEKLKIQRDDHCFKNLAIYNPLVVSNENPVRLRITFENVQRYWKISVESFENNATGPSKQRKLFVTVELHLNEVMPEELIDVETVKQASTKKYDLESIYSQASKVGLVHQGMIKAKGNIYVTSTGCLVDVNTEAANNEVAANYMFHPALLDGAAMSSMILIRERMPGSSQEEMYLPISYESFHGKGPLLDRCYVRIDRSLIRTVNDIATIDMDFFNPEGRLVAKLKGLTVKRVKDRDQMDPERVKVEKIERHEGVKTRDHYEGDEANVSCVTSLERALKKVFAKYINIQMDQLENSVGFFELGLESSQLLELVKDIEQSFQLALSPSLLFEYSNFLDLTKYLQKKLAEGGTQPQSFPSTKNVASTISSNKYKFYGSEPFLQDHLMYGRRAIIGLAYPCLAVESYLGNSYGGYPVELNDVRVSGGPIGLKKSENVEIEVKLNEQGAKLGFDVFKHATGESKPETVCSGFYQRNEHERLQRVDIKSIINKSKEVTSRRIGDPGQSCLIEAEWKYNGTTSIYHIKTAGSVNTGLQRTKIADSRLLKICYLLCDTDGLGKKVSVLEKIEKMTVFKRVADYAYVVKKVRIENPDSISYDAMVVTEGGDVVAEFINVQMQRVELPVLLKDLISETEGYEEKNARNSSIAIVGVSGRYPGARSLDEFWGNLKAGTDSITEIPEERWDWKQYFNEEKGKEGKIYSKWGGFISGADEFDPLFFNISPKEAESMDPQERLFLECAYHTLEDAGYTRERLNDQTKDRLGARVGVFAAVMYEEYQLYGAQDQKVGKNTALVGSPASIANRVSYSFNFHGPSMAVDSMCSSSLTALHLACLCIERGECDAAIAGGVNLSIHPNKYLVLSKGNFLSSQGRCESFGKGGDGYIPGEGVGAVLLKLLCKAEEDGDQIYGIIRGSMINSGGKTSGYTVPNPAAQGEVIREAIERAGFNARDISYIEAHGTGTSLGDPIEIAGLTRAFHQYTDETQFCAIGSVKSNIGHCESAAGISGLTKVLLQMKHKQLVPSIHAAELNPNIEFGSTPFKVQRELTDWNSETPRIAGISSFGAGGANAHVVIEEYVAEKKNPPTPSREHPALIVVSAKNEERLKERVRDLVEWLATSGPGDENLPDIAYTLQVGREAMEERLGFTASTILELRGKLNNYLKDETDSTDIYRGQAKRNKDASIRSATEEELQKAVRNWNSEKNHEKLLDTWVNGLSIDWDMIYVKEKPGKISLPGYPFARDKYWVAGMKGTKFERSHSVSQIHPLLHENISDLAEEFRWSST; the protein is encoded by the coding sequence ATGAAGAACGGGAAACAAGAGATAAAGCTGCTCACTCTTCAGTTCATAACGTCTGGGGAGAGTTTGATGCAAAATATATTTGAGTGTAATTTGACTTTGGATAATCCGATAGTAAAAGGCCACCAGATATTCGGACGGTCTGTACTGCCAGGTTTGGCCTACATTGATATGCTGAGTCAACTGGCGAAAGAGAAACTGAAAATTCAAAGGGATGATCACTGCTTCAAGAACTTGGCCATATATAATCCGCTGGTGGTAAGCAATGAAAACCCGGTCAGACTTAGAATTACATTCGAGAATGTACAAAGATACTGGAAAATTAGTGTTGAAAGCTTCGAAAACAATGCCACCGGACCATCAAAGCAAAGGAAGCTATTTGTAACGGTTGAACTACACTTGAACGAGGTTATGCCTGAAGAGCTGATTGATGTTGAAACGGTGAAGCAGGCATCCACCAAGAAGTATGACCTGGAATCGATATATTCCCAAGCGAGCAAAGTCGGACTGGTCCATCAGGGGATGATAAAGGCGAAAGGGAATATATATGTAACCAGCACGGGTTGTTTAGTAGATGTAAACACAGAGGCTGCAAACAATGAGGTCGCAGCGAATTACATGTTTCACCCCGCACTGTTAGATGGCGCAGCAATGTCCTCGATGATCTTGATCCGGGAAAGGATGCCCGGTAGTAGCCAAGAGGAAATGTACCTGCCTATATCCTATGAGTCGTTCCATGGCAAAGGGCCACTGTTGGATCGCTGTTATGTGAGGATTGACAGGTCATTGATTCGCACCGTGAATGATATTGCCACCATTGATATGGACTTCTTCAATCCCGAAGGGCGCCTGGTCGCAAAGCTGAAAGGCTTGACGGTAAAGCGAGTGAAAGACCGGGATCAGATGGACCCTGAGCGGGTAAAGGTAGAAAAGATAGAACGGCATGAAGGCGTTAAGACAAGAGATCATTATGAGGGTGATGAAGCAAATGTTTCCTGCGTTACCTCTTTAGAAAGGGCCTTGAAAAAAGTATTTGCAAAATACATCAACATCCAAATGGATCAGCTTGAGAATAGCGTAGGGTTCTTTGAGCTAGGTTTGGAATCCTCTCAACTTTTGGAGTTAGTCAAAGATATAGAGCAAAGTTTCCAGCTTGCACTAAGCCCAAGCTTATTGTTTGAATATAGTAACTTTCTGGATTTGACCAAGTACCTGCAGAAGAAATTAGCTGAAGGAGGAACACAACCCCAAAGCTTTCCGAGCACGAAAAACGTAGCCTCCACTATATCTTCTAACAAGTACAAGTTTTATGGAAGTGAGCCATTCTTGCAAGACCATCTGATGTATGGGCGCCGCGCAATCATAGGATTGGCATATCCCTGTCTTGCTGTGGAAAGTTATTTGGGAAATAGCTACGGAGGTTACCCCGTAGAGCTCAATGATGTTCGGGTTTCCGGCGGGCCCATAGGATTGAAGAAGAGCGAAAATGTTGAGATAGAGGTAAAGCTAAATGAACAAGGAGCTAAACTAGGGTTTGACGTCTTCAAGCATGCAACTGGTGAATCCAAACCTGAGACTGTCTGCTCGGGATTTTATCAAAGAAATGAGCATGAAAGGCTTCAGAGAGTAGATATAAAATCAATAATTAATAAATCTAAGGAAGTGACTAGCCGTAGAATCGGAGACCCAGGACAAAGTTGTTTGATAGAAGCTGAGTGGAAATACAATGGCACAACATCCATTTACCATATCAAAACGGCTGGCAGTGTTAATACAGGATTGCAACGAACTAAAATAGCGGACTCTCGTCTGTTGAAAATCTGTTATTTGCTCTGCGACACGGATGGTCTCGGGAAAAAGGTTAGCGTGCTGGAAAAAATAGAGAAAATGACAGTTTTCAAACGAGTCGCAGATTACGCATATGTTGTGAAGAAGGTAAGGATAGAAAACCCCGATTCCATATCATACGACGCGATGGTTGTGACTGAAGGTGGTGATGTTGTAGCGGAATTTATCAATGTGCAAATGCAAAGAGTCGAATTGCCTGTTCTGCTGAAGGATTTGATTTCTGAGACAGAAGGCTATGAGGAAAAGAATGCCAGAAATAGTTCCATAGCCATCGTTGGAGTATCCGGAAGGTATCCGGGAGCGAGAAGCCTGGATGAGTTTTGGGGCAACTTGAAGGCGGGTACCGACAGTATAACCGAGATACCTGAGGAAAGATGGGATTGGAAGCAATACTTTAACGAGGAGAAGGGGAAAGAAGGAAAGATTTACAGTAAATGGGGCGGATTTATATCAGGAGCAGACGAATTCGACCCGTTGTTTTTCAATATATCGCCCAAAGAAGCAGAGTCCATGGACCCACAGGAGAGACTGTTTCTGGAGTGCGCGTATCACACGCTCGAGGATGCCGGATATACCAGAGAACGTTTAAACGACCAAACGAAAGACAGGTTGGGTGCAAGAGTCGGTGTGTTTGCAGCAGTAATGTATGAGGAGTACCAGCTCTACGGAGCACAGGATCAAAAGGTCGGAAAGAATACGGCTTTAGTGGGAAGCCCTGCATCGATAGCCAACCGGGTATCTTATTCGTTCAACTTCCACGGGCCAAGTATGGCGGTAGATTCGATGTGTTCATCATCGCTGACTGCTCTTCATTTGGCATGCCTGTGTATAGAGAGAGGTGAATGCGATGCGGCGATCGCGGGTGGAGTAAATCTGTCGATTCATCCGAATAAATATCTCGTGTTGTCAAAGGGGAACTTTTTGTCTAGCCAGGGAAGGTGTGAAAGCTTTGGTAAAGGCGGAGACGGATATATCCCCGGGGAAGGAGTGGGGGCTGTGCTGCTCAAACTCCTATGTAAGGCAGAAGAAGATGGTGATCAGATATATGGAATTATACGAGGAAGCATGATCAATTCGGGTGGGAAGACAAGCGGTTACACCGTCCCGAATCCCGCTGCCCAAGGAGAAGTGATACGGGAAGCGATAGAAAGGGCAGGCTTCAATGCTCGCGACATCAGCTATATAGAGGCTCATGGGACTGGCACCTCGCTTGGGGACCCGATTGAAATAGCCGGGTTAACCAGGGCGTTCCATCAGTACACCGACGAAACACAATTTTGTGCAATTGGATCAGTGAAATCGAATATAGGGCATTGCGAAAGTGCTGCCGGAATATCGGGATTAACGAAGGTTCTATTGCAGATGAAGCATAAGCAGTTGGTGCCAAGCATACATGCGGCTGAGCTGAACCCGAACATCGAGTTCGGCAGCACGCCATTTAAAGTACAGCGAGAACTGACAGATTGGAACAGCGAAACACCTAGAATTGCAGGAATATCATCGTTTGGAGCAGGTGGCGCGAATGCGCATGTAGTAATAGAGGAGTACGTGGCAGAAAAGAAAAATCCACCCACACCAAGTAGAGAACATCCTGCGCTGATAGTCGTGTCGGCGAAGAACGAAGAGCGATTGAAAGAGCGGGTGAGAGACCTGGTAGAGTGGCTGGCCACGTCCGGACCAGGAGATGAAAACCTGCCGGATATTGCCTATACCTTGCAGGTGGGGCGCGAGGCGATGGAGGAAAGGCTTGGTTTCACGGCCAGTACAATCCTGGAGCTTAGGGGAAAACTCAACAACTATCTGAAAGATGAAACAGATAGTACTGACATATATCGCGGGCAAGCAAAAAGGAATAAGGACGCATCGATCCGATCTGCCACGGAGGAAGAACTTCAAAAGGCGGTTCGCAACTGGAACAGCGAAAAGAACCATGAAAAACTGCTTGATACATGGGTAAATGGACTGTCCATTGACTGGGACATGATCTATGTGAAGGAGAAGCCCGGTAAGATCAGTCTGCCAGGCTATCCGTTCGCACGAGACAAATACTGGGTAGCAGGAATGAAGGGGACGAAATTTGAAAGAAGTCATAGCGTCAGCCAAATCCACCCTTTGTTGCATGAAAACATATCGGATCTAGCGGAGGAGTTTCGTTGGAGTTCGACCTAG